A single window of Salvia splendens isolate huo1 chromosome 8, SspV2, whole genome shotgun sequence DNA harbors:
- the LOC121743047 gene encoding leucine-rich repeat receptor-like serine/threonine-protein kinase SKM1 has product MKRLFTKACAYGVVLMVSHLITAYAMLDPIDFLTLQSIRKSMDDLPGSNYFASWDFTSDPCNFAGVYCDADRVIALNLGDPRAGSPGLTGRIDPAIGKLSSLAEFTIVPGRIFGALPHTLSQLKNLRFLAISRNFISGEIPAGLGELRTIQTLDLSFNQLSGSIPFVVGTLTSLSNVILCHNRLSGSVPPFASRALTRLDLKHNDLSGSLSPDGLPPSLQYLSLSWNRITGPVDGILSRLNRLNYVDLSSNRFTGSIPGIIFSFPIRNLQLQRNELSGPVEPLNEVTIPTVDLSFNRLSGGISPLFATVSNLYLNNNRFTGEVPRSFVERLLSASIEILYLQHNYLTGIEIDPTVEIPVSTSLCLQYNCMVLPVETPCPFKAGRQKTRPTTQCIEWKG; this is encoded by the coding sequence ATGAAGCGTTTGTTCACCAAGGCCTGCGCATACGGCGTCGTATTAATGGTATCTCATTTGATCACGGCCTATGCGATGCTCGATCCGATCGATTTCCTCACATTGCAATCGATTCGAAAGAGCATGGATGATTTGCCCGGCTCCAACTACTTCGCCTCTTGGGATTTCACGTCCGACCCCTGCAATTTCGCCGGCGTCTATTGCGACGCAGATAGAGTGATCGCCCTCAATCTCGGCGATCCCCGGGCCGGTTCTCCCGGCCTCACGGGTCGGATCGATCCGGCCATCGGCAAGCTCTCCTCCTTAGCTGAGTTCACCATCGTTCCGGGTCGGATTTTCGGGGCATTGCCTCACACTCTGTCTCAGCTAAAAAACCTGCGGTTTCTAGCAATCAGTCGGAATTTCATCTCCGGTGAGATTCCTGCAGGCTTAGGTGAGCTCCGGACGATACAGACGCTCGATCTCAGCTTCAATCAGCTCAGTGGAAGTATCCCCTTCGTCGTTGGAACTTTGACGTCGCTATCCAACGTTATCCTCTGCCACAACCGCCTCTCCGGTTCGGTTCCTCCGTTTGCATCTCGAGCCCTAACTCGACTCGATTTAAAACACAACGATCTATCCGGCTCTCTCTCGCCGGATGGTCTGCCGCCATCTCTCCAATACCTCTCATTATCGTGGAACCGGATCACCGGCCCGGTCGATGGTATTCTATCTCGATTGAACCGTTTGAACTACGTGGACCTGAGCTCGAATCGGTTCACCGGCAGCATTCCGGGAATCATATTCAGTTTCCCGATCAGGAATCTCCAGCTTCAGAGAAACGAATTATCCGGTCCAGTCGAACCATTAAATGAAGTGACAATCCCTACAGTCGATCTCAGCTTCAACCGTCTCTCGGGCGGAATTTCACCGCTGTTCGCTACGGTTTCAAATCTGTATCTGAATAACAACCGGTTCACGGGGGAGGTGCCGCGCAGCTTCGTGGAGCGGTTATTATCTGCTAGCATAGAAATTCTTTACTTGCAGCATAATTATCTGACCGGGATCGAGATTGATCCGACGGTGGAGATACCGGTGAGCACCTCTCTATGCCTACAGTACAACTGCATGGTGCTGCCCGTGGAGACGCCCTGCCCGTTCAAGGCAGGGAGGCAGAAAACAAGGCCAACCACGCAGTGCATTGAATGGAAGGGGTAA
- the LOC121745681 gene encoding autophagy-related protein 18g-like: MCTLSAITRIKCSDSGLLNSVSNTAASMVGKLWVPTGAVAAIFHNSNSTGSTGSWDVKSTSTLLEHILVYTPSGFVVQHEILSPMGPEQIESRTGSLSAPQANPQNEELRVKDSKMVSQENASSGDKKLAKSDSLKSPDRSHWYLSNAEVQMNSGRLPLWQKSKMHFHVMDSPIEECGPGGEYEIEKASSHELEIRHKDLLPIIDNFPRATRSGWIDSSIPSDGKHLSDSGNSDQTKEKTDGASIISHSKPPSFSSTESSEGGSSRRMENLLGLDHMAIDRPQTLGGHAEDKTGLKGGSRAIISYPSQNTCNRNLLVDNAAISRSSSLGNEMQSLHIDNPNSDADIVIPSRIKSTVDFGPLFKEGYYNKPELLDRCQSTEVITHEAKGGDDTPEEKLEDEEGPQEEGWINGMFDFSEEGKTARKSKLQTSLMPFLC; the protein is encoded by the exons ATGTGCACCCTCTCCGCCATCACAAGGATAAAGTGCAGTGACTCTGGCTTACTTAATTCAGTAAGCAATACTGCTGCTTCAATGGTGGGTAAGTTATGGGTGCCTACTGGAGCTGTTGCTGCCATCTTCCATAATTCTAACTCTACTGGCTCCACTGGTTCTTGGGATGTTAAGTCGACTAGTACATTGCTGGAGCATATCTTAGTTTATACCCCATCAGGCTTTGTGGTTCAGCATGAAATCCTATCCCCAATGGGCCCTGAACAGATTGAGAGTAGAACCGGATCTTTGTCAGCCCCACAAGCTAACCCTCAAAATGAAGAGTTAAGGGTGAAG GATTCCAAAATGGTTTCTCAGGAGAATGCAAGTTCTGGTGACAAGAAACTGGCTAAGTCTGATTCTCTGAAGTCACCTGATAGATCTCACTGGTATTTGTCAAATGCAGAAGTACAAATGAACTCTGGCAGGTTACCATTATGGCAAAAGTCAAAG ATGCATTTCCACGTAATGGACTCTCCAATCGAAGAATGTGGTCCAGGTGGGGAGTACGAAATTGAGAAGGCTTCGTCACATGAGCTTGAGATAAGGCACAAAGATTTGTTGCCAATAATTGACAATTTTCCTAGAGCAACAAGATCTGGCTGGATTGACAG TTCTATACCTTCTGACGGGAAACATCTTAGTGATTCCGGGAATAGTGATCAAACTAAAGAAAAGACTGATGGAGCAAGTATTATTTCTCATTCCAAGCCGCCCTCTTTTAGCTCTACAGAAAGCTCAGAAGGAG GGTCATCCAGACGAATGGAGAATTTGCTTGGTTTGGATCACATGGCCATTGATAGACCTCAGACTCTTGGTGGTCATGCTGAGGATAAGACCGGTCTCAAGGGGGGGTCTAGGGCAATTATTTCATACCCTTCACAAAACACTTGCAACAGAAATCTTCTTGTTGATAATGCTGCAATCAGTAGGTCATCATCATTGGGGAATGAGATGCAGTCGCTGCATATTGACAATCCCAACTCAGACGCAGACATCGTTATACCTTCGAGGATCAAATCAACTGTAGATTTTGGTCCGTTATTTAAGGAGGGATACTATAACAAACCAGAGCTCCTCGATCGTTGCCAGTCAACTGAGGTTATTACCCATGAAGCAAAGGGTGGTGATGACACCCCTGAGGAGAAGTTGGAAGATGAGGAAGGGCCTCAAGAGGAAGGTTGGATTAATGGGATGTTTGATTTCTCTGAAGAAGGTAAGACTGCTAGAAAATCGAAGCTGCAGACATCCTTGATGCCTTTCTTGTGCTGA